In one Saccharibacillus brassicae genomic region, the following are encoded:
- the gyrA gene encoding DNA gyrase subunit A: MSVPEEQFKPAFLEEVVGDRFGRYSKYIIQDRAIPDVRDGLKPVQRRILYAMYESGNTPEKGYRKSAKTVGDVMGNYHPHGDSSIYEGMVRMAQPWKMAHTLVDGHGNWGSIDDDPAAAMRYTEARLSTIAMEMLRDIDKRTVQFKDNFDNTAKEPVVLPARYPNLLVNGVSGISAGFATEIPTHNLREVIDACIAVMENPDIDLDGIMQYIKGPDFPTGGIVMGEAGIREAYSTGRGKIQVRSRTEIENLRGGKQQLVITQIPYQVVKARLVTAMENIRLEKKVEGIAEVRDESGREGMRIVVELKKDADASGILAYLLKKTDLQVSYNFNMVAIVNKAPQQLGVKPILQAYIGHQREVITKRTSHELEKAKDRSHVLEGLVKALNILDEVVAAIRASKNRQDAQNNLQWMFGFTERQADSILTLQLYRLTNLEVTQLEKEHSDLEKRIAVLEGILSSPRKLDAVIRKELTEIRDKFGIDRRSELQSEVEEIKLNLEVMIPQEEVIVSLSQEGYIKRTGMPSFTRSGSDRNASGARDGDYIRQLLDVSTLDRLLVFTQRGQFYLLPVHQIPEFKWKDNGTAIVNVIPLDKEERIVSIIPVKELEESELSLLFMTRKGQVKRTMLRDYATKRSGGMAACKLGGGDEVLQVSLSDSSKDLLLVTAEGMSIRFGESEVSAMGRVSAGVRGIQLKEGDQVTAALLVTGDDGELMVISDLGYAKRSMLLEYPSQSRGGKGIATFEFKEGKRVKPNGSRLVGAYNTRAAMPAVAILSSGERLEFPAGKASLTERKHIGKALLAIDKPVTIVDLLPSFEKQ, translated from the coding sequence ATGAGCGTACCGGAAGAACAATTCAAACCGGCTTTTCTCGAAGAAGTGGTCGGCGACCGCTTCGGCCGGTATTCCAAATATATTATTCAGGACCGGGCCATTCCCGACGTGCGCGACGGGCTGAAGCCCGTTCAGCGCCGGATTTTGTACGCGATGTACGAATCGGGCAACACGCCGGAAAAAGGCTACCGCAAGTCGGCCAAAACGGTCGGCGACGTCATGGGCAACTATCACCCGCACGGCGACTCCTCGATCTACGAAGGCATGGTGCGGATGGCCCAACCGTGGAAAATGGCGCATACGCTTGTGGACGGACACGGCAACTGGGGCTCTATCGACGATGATCCGGCAGCGGCCATGCGGTACACGGAAGCGCGCCTGTCGACGATCGCGATGGAAATGCTGCGCGATATCGACAAGCGTACCGTCCAGTTCAAGGACAACTTCGATAACACGGCCAAAGAACCGGTCGTGCTGCCGGCCCGTTACCCGAATCTGCTCGTGAACGGCGTCAGCGGCATCTCGGCAGGCTTCGCGACGGAGATTCCGACGCATAACCTGCGGGAAGTTATCGACGCCTGCATCGCGGTCATGGAAAATCCGGACATCGATCTGGACGGCATCATGCAGTATATCAAAGGTCCCGATTTCCCGACGGGCGGCATCGTCATGGGCGAAGCGGGCATCCGCGAAGCGTATTCGACAGGACGCGGCAAAATCCAGGTGCGTTCGCGCACGGAGATCGAGAATCTGCGCGGAGGCAAGCAGCAGCTTGTCATTACCCAGATTCCGTATCAGGTCGTCAAAGCCCGCCTCGTCACGGCAATGGAAAATATCCGGCTGGAGAAAAAGGTCGAAGGCATCGCCGAAGTGCGTGACGAGAGCGGCCGCGAAGGTATGCGCATCGTCGTCGAACTGAAGAAGGATGCGGACGCAAGCGGCATTCTGGCTTACCTGCTCAAGAAGACGGACCTTCAGGTCAGCTACAACTTCAACATGGTGGCGATCGTCAACAAAGCGCCGCAGCAGCTGGGCGTCAAGCCGATCCTGCAGGCGTATATCGGGCACCAGCGCGAAGTGATCACCAAACGGACGTCGCACGAGCTGGAGAAGGCCAAAGACCGTTCGCACGTACTCGAAGGTCTCGTCAAAGCGCTGAACATTCTGGACGAAGTCGTGGCGGCGATCCGCGCTTCCAAGAACCGTCAGGATGCGCAGAACAATTTGCAGTGGATGTTCGGCTTTACCGAGCGCCAGGCGGATTCCATTTTGACCCTCCAACTTTACCGTTTGACCAATCTTGAAGTGACGCAGCTGGAAAAAGAACATTCCGATCTCGAAAAGCGTATCGCGGTATTGGAAGGCATCTTGTCGAGTCCCCGGAAGCTGGACGCCGTTATCCGCAAGGAACTGACAGAGATCCGCGACAAATTCGGTATCGACCGCCGCTCCGAACTGCAAAGCGAAGTCGAAGAGATCAAGCTGAATCTGGAAGTGATGATTCCGCAGGAAGAAGTGATCGTCTCGCTGTCGCAGGAAGGCTACATCAAGCGGACCGGCATGCCTTCGTTCACGCGTTCGGGCAGCGACCGGAACGCGTCCGGCGCGCGGGACGGCGATTACATTCGCCAACTGCTGGACGTCAGCACGCTCGATCGGCTGCTCGTGTTCACGCAGCGCGGACAATTCTACCTGCTGCCGGTACATCAGATTCCGGAATTCAAATGGAAAGACAACGGAACGGCGATCGTCAACGTCATTCCGCTGGACAAGGAAGAGCGGATCGTCTCGATCATTCCGGTCAAGGAATTGGAAGAATCCGAGCTGTCGCTGCTCTTTATGACCCGCAAAGGGCAGGTCAAGCGCACGATGCTGCGCGATTACGCGACCAAGCGCAGCGGCGGCATGGCGGCCTGCAAGCTGGGCGGAGGCGACGAAGTGCTGCAGGTCAGCCTGAGCGACAGCAGCAAAGATCTGCTGCTCGTCACGGCGGAAGGCATGAGTATCCGCTTCGGCGAAAGCGAAGTGTCCGCCATGGGCCGGGTCTCGGCCGGCGTGCGCGGCATTCAGCTCAAGGAAGGCGATCAGGTCACGGCCGCGCTGCTCGTGACGGGCGACGACGGCGAGCTGATGGTCATCAGCGATCTCGGCTACGCGAAGCGGTCGATGCTGCTGGAGTATCCGTCGCAGAGCCGCGGCGGCAAAGGCATCGCGACGTTCGAATTCAAGGAAGGCAAGCGGGTCAAGCCGAACGGCAGCCGGCTCGTCGGCGCGTACAACACCCGCGCAGCGATGCCGGCAGTCGCGATACTGTCCAGCGGGGAAAGACTCGAATTCCCGGCGGGCAAAGCGTCTCTGACCGAACGCAAACATATCGGCAAAGCGCTGCTGGCGATCGACAAGCCGGTTACGATCGTCGATCTGCTGCCTTCGTTCGAGAAGCAATAA
- the parE gene encoding DNA topoisomerase IV subunit B, whose translation MAEQIDTVEQTEARIVEGYGADDIQVLEGLVAVRKRPGMYIGSTSASGLHHLVWEIIDNSVDEHLAKHCDRIDVSLNKDGSVTVRDNGRGIPTGMHKSGVPTPQVVYTVLHAGGKFGGGGYKKSGGLHGVGASVTNALSEWLEVEIYRDGKIHRQRFEYRVDKKGIEHVGEPATGLEVLGNTRQTGTKVTFKPDIRVFKSGISLNYTTLAERLQEIAFLNSGLRIVLTDHRTDNTDEFYYEGGAKQFVEFLNEGKEVLHEVVRFYAEKDEIEVEVAFQYNAGYTETIASFVNSIPTRGGGTHETGFKTAYTRVLNEYARKTGVLKEKDKNLEGGDLREGMMAVISVKMGDVEFVGQTKDQLGSASARSAADSIVSDKTAQFLEENPQVAQILIRKSVQAARAREAARKARDEMRTGKKRSESSNLNGKLTPAQSKDFTKTELFIVEGDSAGGSAKQGRDSKIQAILPLKGKPLNPEKAKLAEILKNEEYRAIVSAIGAGIGPEFAVEDSNFSKIVIMTDADTDGAHIQVLLLTFFYRYMKPMIDQGKVYIAQPPLFKITRKGSRKNEVSYAWSDEELEKLTKNAKNFELQRYKGLGEMNPDQLWETTMDPTTRTLLQVQIEDAAKAERRVSTLMGDKVDPRKRWIVEHVDFTEVEE comes from the coding sequence ATGGCCGAACAGATCGATACGGTGGAACAGACAGAGGCACGGATCGTCGAAGGATACGGCGCGGACGATATTCAGGTGCTCGAAGGCCTGGTTGCCGTCCGGAAGCGGCCCGGGATGTACATCGGAAGCACGAGCGCGTCGGGCCTGCACCATCTGGTATGGGAAATTATCGACAATTCCGTCGACGAACACCTGGCAAAACATTGCGACCGGATCGACGTGTCGCTCAACAAAGACGGTTCCGTCACGGTGCGCGACAACGGCCGCGGCATTCCGACCGGCATGCACAAGAGCGGCGTGCCGACTCCGCAGGTCGTCTACACGGTCCTGCACGCCGGGGGCAAGTTCGGCGGCGGCGGATACAAGAAGTCGGGCGGCCTGCACGGCGTCGGGGCTTCCGTAACCAACGCGCTGTCCGAATGGCTGGAAGTTGAAATTTATCGCGACGGCAAGATCCATCGCCAGCGCTTCGAATATCGCGTGGACAAAAAAGGAATCGAGCACGTCGGAGAGCCGGCAACGGGACTCGAAGTGCTCGGCAATACGAGACAGACCGGAACCAAAGTCACGTTCAAGCCGGATATTCGCGTCTTCAAGAGCGGCATCTCGCTCAATTACACGACGCTTGCCGAACGGCTGCAGGAGATCGCGTTCCTGAACTCCGGGCTGCGCATCGTGCTGACCGACCACCGGACAGACAATACGGACGAGTTCTACTACGAAGGCGGCGCCAAGCAGTTCGTCGAATTTTTGAACGAAGGCAAGGAAGTGCTGCACGAAGTCGTGCGGTTCTACGCCGAGAAGGACGAGATCGAAGTCGAAGTGGCGTTCCAGTACAACGCGGGGTATACCGAGACGATCGCTTCGTTCGTCAACTCGATTCCGACACGCGGCGGCGGTACGCACGAAACGGGCTTCAAAACGGCTTATACGCGCGTGCTGAACGAGTATGCGCGCAAGACCGGCGTCCTGAAAGAAAAAGACAAAAACCTCGAAGGCGGCGACCTGCGCGAAGGCATGATGGCCGTCATCAGCGTCAAGATGGGCGACGTGGAATTCGTCGGCCAGACCAAAGACCAGCTCGGCAGCGCCTCGGCGCGGAGCGCGGCCGATTCGATCGTCTCCGACAAGACGGCCCAGTTCCTCGAAGAAAATCCGCAGGTCGCGCAGATTCTGATCCGCAAATCGGTGCAGGCGGCGCGGGCCCGGGAAGCGGCGCGCAAAGCGCGCGACGAGATGCGCACGGGCAAGAAGCGCAGCGAAAGCTCCAATCTGAACGGCAAGCTGACGCCGGCGCAGTCCAAAGACTTCACGAAGACCGAACTGTTTATCGTCGAAGGCGATTCCGCGGGCGGTTCGGCCAAGCAGGGACGCGATTCCAAGATCCAGGCCATTTTGCCGCTCAAAGGCAAGCCGCTCAACCCGGAAAAAGCCAAATTGGCCGAAATTCTCAAAAACGAGGAGTACCGGGCGATCGTCTCGGCGATCGGCGCGGGCATCGGTCCGGAATTCGCCGTCGAAGACAGCAACTTTTCCAAGATCGTCATCATGACCGACGCGGACACGGACGGCGCGCATATCCAGGTGCTGCTGCTGACGTTCTTCTACCGTTACATGAAGCCGATGATCGACCAGGGCAAAGTGTATATCGCCCAGCCTCCGCTGTTCAAAATTACGCGCAAAGGCTCCCGCAAAAACGAAGTGTCCTACGCCTGGAGCGACGAGGAGCTGGAGAAGCTGACGAAGAACGCCAAAAACTTCGAACTGCAGCGCTACAAAGGCCTCGGCGAGATGAACCCGGACCAGCTCTGGGAGACGACGATGGACCCGACGACCCGCACGCTGCTCCAGGTGCAGATCGAAGACGCGGCCAAAGCCGAGCGGCGCGTATCCACGCTGATGGGCGACAAAGTCGATCCGCGCAAGCGCTGGATCGTCGAGCACGTGGACTTTACCGAAGTCGAAGAATAA
- a CDS encoding ABC transporter permease yields the protein MVQNEVVKIVKKKRFYIVLLILAVMVPIFSYAQMRQSLERQESYGSDWRLEVQQAIIDNQNSLSSDRVPQEWKVYRQIYIQQMQYYLDNDVNPNEPGGVTFTREFINNSASLFLPLMIMTIASDLVSSERTGGTIKMLLTRPIRRWKVLLSKLTALLMFVSLIVVSAYVICYAIAGLFFGYSGWTIPIFTGFVLNGSDVDLSYVQATPQWQYLLMQAGLVWFVGTVVALLAFMVSVLVRSTAASIVVMMAALISGSILVNMASSWTSAKYLFMVNLGLTEYLAGNPAPIEGMTLGFSLAVLVVWAAVSVIISFIVFTKRDVLT from the coding sequence ATGGTACAGAACGAAGTCGTCAAAATAGTCAAAAAGAAGCGTTTCTACATTGTTCTGCTGATCCTGGCCGTGATGGTGCCGATCTTCAGCTACGCGCAGATGCGGCAGTCGCTCGAACGGCAGGAGAGCTACGGCAGCGACTGGCGCCTCGAAGTGCAGCAGGCCATTATCGACAACCAGAATTCCCTGAGCAGCGACCGGGTGCCGCAGGAATGGAAAGTGTACCGGCAGATCTATATTCAGCAGATGCAGTATTACCTCGACAACGACGTCAATCCGAACGAACCGGGCGGCGTCACGTTCACGCGCGAATTCATTAACAATTCCGCTTCGCTGTTTCTTCCGCTCATGATCATGACGATCGCGTCGGATCTCGTCTCGTCCGAGCGGACCGGCGGCACGATCAAGATGCTGCTGACGCGTCCGATAAGAAGATGGAAAGTGCTGCTGAGCAAACTTACCGCGCTGCTCATGTTCGTCTCGCTGATCGTCGTGAGCGCCTACGTGATCTGTTACGCGATCGCGGGGCTGTTTTTCGGCTACTCGGGCTGGACCATTCCGATCTTCACCGGGTTCGTCCTGAACGGCTCCGACGTCGATCTCAGTTACGTGCAGGCGACGCCCCAGTGGCAGTACCTGCTTATGCAGGCCGGGCTCGTCTGGTTCGTCGGCACCGTCGTGGCGCTGCTGGCGTTCATGGTGTCCGTCCTTGTGCGCAGCACGGCCGCGAGCATCGTCGTCATGATGGCCGCGCTTATCTCGGGTTCGATTCTGGTCAATATGGCGTCTTCCTGGACAAGCGCCAAATATTTGTTTATGGTCAATCTCGGGCTGACGGAGTATCTGGCCGGCAATCCGGCGCCGATCGAAGGCATGACGCTGGGCTTTTCGTTAGCCGTGTTGGTGGTCTGGGCAGCCGTTTCCGTCATTATTTCTTTTATCGTCTTTACGAAAAGGGACGTTTTGACTTAG